One genomic region from Osmerus mordax isolate fOsmMor3 chromosome 4, fOsmMor3.pri, whole genome shotgun sequence encodes:
- the clpxb gene encoding ATP-dependent Clp protease ATP-binding subunit clpX-like, mitochondrial isoform X2: MSCPCTSAARIFFNSAQRGFSCSRIQLYSLSRPGSRETYLPSRVRVRSFSETAVCFASKDGTTKDGSGDGGKKSISEGKRSSGSSGGSGKGGSQLRCPKCGDPCTHVETFVSSTRFVKCEKCHHFFVVLSESDSKKGLNKEAESAAEAVKLAFAQKPPPPPKKIYAYLDKYVVGQSYAKKVLAVAVYNHYKRIYNNIPAGSQQQAEVEKQASLTPRELLQIAGISPHGNALGASVQQQATQQAPQERRGGDVLDSTHTDIRLEKSNIVLLGPTGSGKTLLAQTLARCLDVPFAICDCTTLTQAGYVGEDIESVIAKLLQDANYSVEKAQQGIVFLDEVDKIGSVPGIHQLRDVGGEGVQQGLLKLLEGTIVNVPEKNSRKLRGETVQIDTTNILFVASGAFNGLDRIISRRKNEKYLGFGTPSNMGKGRRAAAAADQANSSGDTDTLAEIEEKDRLLKLVEARDLIEFGMIPEFVGRLPVVVPLHSLDEETLVRILTEPRNAVVPQYQALFSMDKCELSVTADALKSIARLALERKTGARGLRSIMEKLLLEPMFEVPHSDIMAVELTKDVVQGKSEPRYVRAPVKVSTEEEYDSGVEEESWPRQADAANN, from the exons ATGTCCTGCCCATGTACGTCGGCCGCGAGGATATTCTTCAATTCCGCACAAAGAG GGTTCTCATGTTCACGGATTCAGCTGTATTCCTTGAGTAGACCAGGATCGCGTGAAACATATTTACCGTCCAGGGTCCGCGTGAGATCcttttctgaaactgcagtcTGTTTTGCCTCAAAAGATGGCACCACAAAGGATGGCTCTGGTGACGGTGGAAAG AAAAGCATCAGTGAAGGAAAGAGATCGTCTGGCTCTTCTGGGGGctcagggaagggagggagccagCTACGCTGCCCCAAATGTGGAGACCCCTGCACACATGTTGAGACCTTTGTCT CATCGACACGATTTGTGAAATGTgagaaatgccatcactttttTGTGGTCCTCTCTGAGAGTGACTCCAAGAAAGGCTTAAACAAAGAGGCGGAGTCTGCTGCTGAAGCAGTGAAACTGGCTTTTGCTCAgaaaccacccccaccacctaaAAAG ATATACGCATACCTCGACAAATACGTTGTCGGTCAGTCCTATGCTAAGAAGGTGTTAGCAGTGGCTGTGTACAACCATTACAAGCGCATCTACAACAACATCCCAGCAGGGAGCCAACAGCAGGCAGAGGTGGAGAAGCAAGCCTCCCTGACGCCAAGAG AACTACTGCAGATTGCTGGGATCAGTCCCCATGGTAACGCCCTGGGCGCATCCGTGCAGCAGCAGGCTACCCAGCAGGCAcctcaggagaggaggggcggggatGTTTTGGACTCCACCCACACTGACATCAGACTGGAGAAGAGCAACATCGTGCTCCTGGGTCCGACTGGATCAG GCAAAACCTTGCTGGCTCAGACCCTGGCGAGGTGTCTTGATGTTCCCTTTGCGATATGTGATTGCACCACTCTGACCCAAGCCGGATATGTAGGGGAGGACATTGAGTCAGTCATTGCTAAACTGCTGCAGGATGCTAACTACTCAGTGGAGAAAGCGCAGCAAG GGATAGTGTTCCTGGATGAGGTGGATAAGATTGGCAGCGTGCCTGGCATTCACCAGCTCAGAGATGTTGGCGGGGAAGGAGTCCAGCAG GGACTTCTCAAACTGCTGGAGGGCACAATCGTCAATGTACCTGAGAAGAACTCCAGGAAGCTCAGAGGAGAGACCGTTCAAATAGACACCACGAACATCCTGTTTGTCGCGTCGGGTGCTTTCAATGGACTTGACAGAATCATCAGCAGGAGAAAGAACGAAAAG TACCTCGGTTTTGGCACCCCCTCCAACATGGGGAAGGGGCGGCGTGCGGCGGCGGCGGCCGACCAGGCCAACAGCAGTGGGGACACGGACACGCTGGCTGAGATCGAGGAGAAGGACCGGCTGCTGAAGCTGGTGGAGGCCAGGGACCTGATCGAGTTCGGGATGATCCCAGAGTTTGTGGGCCGCCTGCCCGTGGTGGTCCCTCTGCACAGCCTGGACGAGGAGACACTGGTGCGCATCCTGACGGAGCCCCGCAACGCCGTCGTGCCCCAGTACCAGGCTCTCTTCAGCATGGACAAG tgtgagCTCAGTGTAACTGCAGATGCCTTGAAGTCCATCGCCAGGCTGGCCCTGGAGAGAAAGACTGGAGCCCGTGGCCTCAGGTCCATTATG GAAAAGCTGCTCCTGGAACCCATGTTTGAGGTTCCTCACTCTGACATCATGGCTGTAGAGTTGACCAAAGATGTCGTCCAGGGAAAATCAGAGCCCAGATACGTCAG GGCCCCTGTGAAGGTGTCTACCGAGGAGGAATACGACTCCGGCGTTGAGGAAGAGAGCTGGCCCAGACAAGCAGACGCAGCCAACAACtga
- the clpxb gene encoding ATP-dependent Clp protease ATP-binding subunit clpX-like, mitochondrial isoform X1 has protein sequence MSCPCTSAARIFFNSAQRGFSCSRIQLYSLSRPGSRETYLPSRVRVRSFSETAVCFASKDGTTKDGSGDGGKKSISEGKRSSGSSGGSGKGGSQLRCPKCGDPCTHVETFVSSTRFVKCEKCHHFFVVLSESDSKKGLNKEAESAAEAVKLAFAQKPPPPPKKIYAYLDKYVVGQSYAKKVLAVAVYNHYKRIYNNIPAGSQQQAEVEKQASLTPRELEMRRREDEYRFTKLLQIAGISPHGNALGASVQQQATQQAPQERRGGDVLDSTHTDIRLEKSNIVLLGPTGSGKTLLAQTLARCLDVPFAICDCTTLTQAGYVGEDIESVIAKLLQDANYSVEKAQQGIVFLDEVDKIGSVPGIHQLRDVGGEGVQQGLLKLLEGTIVNVPEKNSRKLRGETVQIDTTNILFVASGAFNGLDRIISRRKNEKYLGFGTPSNMGKGRRAAAAADQANSSGDTDTLAEIEEKDRLLKLVEARDLIEFGMIPEFVGRLPVVVPLHSLDEETLVRILTEPRNAVVPQYQALFSMDKCELSVTADALKSIARLALERKTGARGLRSIMEKLLLEPMFEVPHSDIMAVELTKDVVQGKSEPRYVRAPVKVSTEEEYDSGVEEESWPRQADAANN, from the exons ATGTCCTGCCCATGTACGTCGGCCGCGAGGATATTCTTCAATTCCGCACAAAGAG GGTTCTCATGTTCACGGATTCAGCTGTATTCCTTGAGTAGACCAGGATCGCGTGAAACATATTTACCGTCCAGGGTCCGCGTGAGATCcttttctgaaactgcagtcTGTTTTGCCTCAAAAGATGGCACCACAAAGGATGGCTCTGGTGACGGTGGAAAG AAAAGCATCAGTGAAGGAAAGAGATCGTCTGGCTCTTCTGGGGGctcagggaagggagggagccagCTACGCTGCCCCAAATGTGGAGACCCCTGCACACATGTTGAGACCTTTGTCT CATCGACACGATTTGTGAAATGTgagaaatgccatcactttttTGTGGTCCTCTCTGAGAGTGACTCCAAGAAAGGCTTAAACAAAGAGGCGGAGTCTGCTGCTGAAGCAGTGAAACTGGCTTTTGCTCAgaaaccacccccaccacctaaAAAG ATATACGCATACCTCGACAAATACGTTGTCGGTCAGTCCTATGCTAAGAAGGTGTTAGCAGTGGCTGTGTACAACCATTACAAGCGCATCTACAACAACATCCCAGCAGGGAGCCAACAGCAGGCAGAGGTGGAGAAGCAAGCCTCCCTGACGCCAAGAG AACTAGAGATGAGAAGACGGGAGGATGAGTACCGATTCACAA AACTACTGCAGATTGCTGGGATCAGTCCCCATGGTAACGCCCTGGGCGCATCCGTGCAGCAGCAGGCTACCCAGCAGGCAcctcaggagaggaggggcggggatGTTTTGGACTCCACCCACACTGACATCAGACTGGAGAAGAGCAACATCGTGCTCCTGGGTCCGACTGGATCAG GCAAAACCTTGCTGGCTCAGACCCTGGCGAGGTGTCTTGATGTTCCCTTTGCGATATGTGATTGCACCACTCTGACCCAAGCCGGATATGTAGGGGAGGACATTGAGTCAGTCATTGCTAAACTGCTGCAGGATGCTAACTACTCAGTGGAGAAAGCGCAGCAAG GGATAGTGTTCCTGGATGAGGTGGATAAGATTGGCAGCGTGCCTGGCATTCACCAGCTCAGAGATGTTGGCGGGGAAGGAGTCCAGCAG GGACTTCTCAAACTGCTGGAGGGCACAATCGTCAATGTACCTGAGAAGAACTCCAGGAAGCTCAGAGGAGAGACCGTTCAAATAGACACCACGAACATCCTGTTTGTCGCGTCGGGTGCTTTCAATGGACTTGACAGAATCATCAGCAGGAGAAAGAACGAAAAG TACCTCGGTTTTGGCACCCCCTCCAACATGGGGAAGGGGCGGCGTGCGGCGGCGGCGGCCGACCAGGCCAACAGCAGTGGGGACACGGACACGCTGGCTGAGATCGAGGAGAAGGACCGGCTGCTGAAGCTGGTGGAGGCCAGGGACCTGATCGAGTTCGGGATGATCCCAGAGTTTGTGGGCCGCCTGCCCGTGGTGGTCCCTCTGCACAGCCTGGACGAGGAGACACTGGTGCGCATCCTGACGGAGCCCCGCAACGCCGTCGTGCCCCAGTACCAGGCTCTCTTCAGCATGGACAAG tgtgagCTCAGTGTAACTGCAGATGCCTTGAAGTCCATCGCCAGGCTGGCCCTGGAGAGAAAGACTGGAGCCCGTGGCCTCAGGTCCATTATG GAAAAGCTGCTCCTGGAACCCATGTTTGAGGTTCCTCACTCTGACATCATGGCTGTAGAGTTGACCAAAGATGTCGTCCAGGGAAAATCAGAGCCCAGATACGTCAG GGCCCCTGTGAAGGTGTCTACCGAGGAGGAATACGACTCCGGCGTTGAGGAAGAGAGCTGGCCCAGACAAGCAGACGCAGCCAACAACtga